In the Nocardioides marmotae genome, CACCCGGCCCGAGGCGCCGGGGTACTGCACCAGCACGCCCGAGGTCTCGCCCTCGGGCAGGCCGTCGGTCAGGTCGGCGACGACGACCTCGATGCCCATCGCCTCGGCACGGGTGCGGACGACCTCGATGGTCTGCGGCAGCGCGTCGGCGTCGACGACGAACGGGCCGGCGGCCTTCTTGTTCCCGCGCCGCACGAGCGTCATCGCCTCGGCGGCCGCGGTGCCCTCGTCGAGGAGCGAGGCGTTCGCGGTCGGCAGCCCGGTCAGGTCGCCGACGACGGTCTGGAAGTTGATCAGCGCCTCGAGCCGGCCCTGGGAGATCTCCGGCTGGTACGGCGTGTACGCGGTGTACCAGCTCGGGTCCTCCAGCACGTTGCGGCGGATCACCGGCGGGGTGATCGTCGCGGAGTAGCCGAGCCCGATCATCGCCTCGAGCGGGTTGTTCAGCGCTGCGATCGCGCGCAGCTCGCGGGCGGTGGCGTCCTCGGACTGCGCCGGCGGGAGGTCGAGCGCGGCGTCGGCGCGGATGCCGCCGGGCACGGCGGCCTCCATCAGCGCCTCGAGGGAGTCGAAGCCGAGCCGCTCGAGCATCGCGCTCTGGTCGGCGGGCCGGAGGCCGATGTGGCGGTCGACGAACGGCAGCGCCGCGTCGAGCTCGGCGAGGGTGGGGTGGTCTGACATGGCGGGCTCCTCGGACGCGGGGGTCTGGGTGCCTCCCCCTCTGTCACAGCCTCGTCGGTGCTCCAGAGTCGCCTGGTCCGCACGGTCCGGGCGCCTGAGAGGTTCCGGGGAGGAATTGCCCCTTCGGCGCTCCGCTGCCGGCCGGGTGCTGCGAGTCCTGCGGTCCTGCGGGTGGCCGGGCGGAGACTCTCCCGTGCGGGATTGTCAGCGTCGCCGAGGCTACCAGCCACCCGGGGCACCGGGGAACGACGACGGCCCGCCCCCTGCGCGGGTGGCGGGCCGGACGACGTACGACGTCGCGTCGGTGTGCTGTGGTGCTCGGGTCAGCCGATCTTGCGGGCGGCGCGGCGCGCGGCGAGCTCGTCGCTGGCGCTCGGGGCGGCCTGGTCGGCGGTGCGCTCGCTGGGCAGCTCGGCGAGGGTGCCCTCGATCTCGCGCCACACGCCGCCGATGGCGATGCCGAAGACACCCTGACCGCCCTGGAGCAGGTCGATGACCTCGTCGTTGCTGGTGCACTCATAGACCGAGGCGCCGTCGCTCATCAGCGTCACGCGGGTCAGGTCGTCGGTGCCGCGCTCGCGCAGGTGGTGGACCGCCGTACGGATCTGCTGCAGCGAGATGCCGGCGTCGAGGAGGCGCTTGATGACCTTGAGCAGCAGGATGTCGCGGAAGGAGTAGAGCCGCTGCGAACCCGAGCCGCTCGCGCCGCGCACGGTGGGCTCGACGAGCCCGGTGCGGGCCCAGTAGTCCAGCTGGCGGTAGGTGATCCCGGCGGCGTTGCACGCGGTCGGACCGCGGTAGCCGGTGTCACTGGGCAGGGGCGAGACATCGTCGGTGAAGAGGAGACCCTGCTCCTCGGCCACCTCGGCCGCGACTGCGGCCTCTGGGTGCTCGCCCTGCTGCTCCTGCTCGTTCACACGGTCCTCCGTGGGTCTACTCCGTTGCGCGTAACTACCCGGGGAAGGTGCCGTGGCGGCGGGAGCGCAACCACAACGGTGGAGTTACAACAGAGACAGTTCAAGGTAGGCCCCTCTGTCGAGGCCGTCAAAGATCATGGCGGCGTGTCGGCACCCTCAAGTTGCGGTTGAGGGTGAGACCTCTCACGGAGAGCCCAGGAGGATCAGCGGGACTCGAAGTCCTCCGGGGTCACCTGGTCGAGGAACTCGCGGAACTTCTCGACCTCGTCCTCCTGCTCGGCCGGCACCGCCAGCCCGGCCTCGTCGAGCACCTCCTCGGCGCAGACGATCCGCGTGCCGGTGCGCAGGGCCAGCGCGATCGAGTCCGAGGGGCGGGCGCTGACCTCCGCGCCGGAGTCGAAGACCAGGGTCGCGAAGAACACGCCGTCCTGGACGTCGGTGATCCGTACCTCGGTGAGCTCGTTGCCGGTTGCCTCCAGCACGTCCTTCATCAGGTCGTGCGTCAGCGGTCGCGGCGGCACCACGCCCTGCTGCGCGAACGCGATCGCGGTCGCCTCGACCGCGCCGATCCAGATCGGGAGGTACCGCTCCCCCGTCACCTCGCGCAACAGCACGATCGGCTGGTTCGACGGCATCTCCACACGGACACCCATGACATCGACTTCGCGCACGCGTTCAGCCTACTCCCGCCCCGGAACCCCCCTCCCCCCGCCGAGGTGGCACCCCTGCACGGTCGAGGTGGCACTCGTGCACGGTCGAGGTGGCACCCCTGCACGGTCGAGGTGGCACCCCTGCACGGTCGAGGTGGCACCGGTGCACGAGTTCCCCTGCAGCACTGCCACTTCGGCACTGCAGGACTGCCACCTCGGCACTGCAGGACTCCCACGTCGGCGCTGCAGGACTCCCACGTCGCGGGGGTCAGGAGGAGCGGAGGCCGGCCTTGACGAGGGTGGCGTGGAGCCGCACGGAGAGGGCGGCGATCTCGGAGACGGCTTCCTCGGCGCGGGCCCGGGCGGCGGCGTCGCGGCCGCGCTTGTGGGGGGCGACGACCTGCTCGACGAGGCCGACCTCGCGGTCCGCGGCGGTCTTGAAGGCGCGCAGGTGGCGCGGCTCGAAGCCGAAGTCGGCCAGCTCGCGGGCGGTCTGGGCGATGACCAGCGCGTCGGTGTCGTAGTGGCCGGTGCCGGGCTTGGCGCTGATCAGGCCGTACTGCTCGAGCTGCTCGAGGAGGTCCTCGGAGATCTCGGCGACCTTGACCAGCTCGCGACGCGAGAGCCGCATGCCGTCGTGGCGGCGGAACGACTCGGGACTGGGCAGGCCGTCGGCGGAGAGGGCGACCTTCGGCACGGTCGGCACCACCGGCTCGATCGCCGGGGGCTCCAGGCCGCGGTCGATCGCGTCGAGGTGCTCGCCGATCACCTTCAGCGGCAGGTAGTGGTCGCGCTGCATGCGCAGCACGTAGCGCAGCCGGTCGACGTCGTCGGCCGAGAACTTCCGGTAGCCCGCCGGCGTCCGCTCGGGCTTGATCAGCCCCTTGTCCTCGAGGAAGCGGATCTTGGGGATGGTGATCCCCGGGAAGTCCGGCCGGAGGTGGTCGAGGACCTCTCCGATGTTCATCCGCGCGCGCGGCGCACTTGCCTGGCCGGTGCCGGCCGAGCCGATCGAGCTCATCTGCGGAGGGCTCAGCCGGCCTGGTGACCGGAGAAGAACACCAGTCGGTACTTGCCGATCTGCACCTCGTCGCCGTCCTTGAGCTGGACGGTGTCGATGCGGTCGCGGTTGACGTAGGTGCCGTTCAGCGAGCCCACGTCGCTCACGGTGAAGGTGTCACCGGAGCGGTCGAACTGCGCGTGCCGGCGCGAGACGGTCACGTCGTCGAGGAAGATCTCGCTCTCCGGGTGCCGGCCGGCGGTCACGACGTCGGCGTCGAGGAGGAACCGACTGCCCGACCCCGGTCCGCGCTGCACGACGAGCAGCGCGTGCCCGGCGGGCAGGGCGTCGACCGCCGCGGCGTCGACCGGGTTGAGCTGCCGGTCGGAGGTCTCGGTCTTCTCGCCGAGGCCGATCTGGATCGTGGCGGTGGAGTCGCCCGAGGTCGCGGGCTGGCCCGGCTGCACGGCGACGGAGCCCGTCGCGTCGTCGGCGGTGGCCAGCTTGGTGCCGCACTGCGAGCAGAAGCGGGCGTCGTCGGGGTTCTGCCTGCCACACGCGGTGCAGAACGGCATCGGGGCATCCTCCGGGGTTCGGCGTCGGGGGCGGAAAACCCTCACCTCGGGGCTGAGGCTGACGGTTGTCCGAACCTATCAGCCGGGCGAGGGTGATCAAGCGGTACTCAGGAGTCGAGCGAGGCCTCGTACGCCGCGGCGTCCATGAGGCCGTCGGTCCCACCGGCCTCGGTGGGCACGACCTCGAAGAGCCAGCCGCCGCCGTACGGGTCGTTGTTCACCAGCTCGGGGGTGGCGTCCAGCGCCTCGTTGCGGGCCACGACCTCGCCGGAGACCGGCGCGTAGACGTCGCTGACCGACTTGGTCGACTCCAGCTCGCCGCAGGTGCTGCCGGCCTCGATGGTCGCGCCGACCTCGGGCAGCGAGACGTAGACGATGTCACCGAGGGCGTCCTGGGCGTAGTGGGTGATGCCGACGCGGACCGAGCCCTCGGCCTCGCCGGGGGTCCGCAGCCACTCGTGCTCGCTGGTGTACTTCAGGTCGTCGGGGTACAACGCGGTCTCCAAGCTGTCGGTCCGAGGGGTGCCCGCCGACCCTACTGGCCCTCAGGGGGTGCTGGTGTCCAGCTCGGGGGTGGCGTTCTCCGGCTGGACCGGCTCGCGGACGCTCTCGATGTCCAGCGAGGGCAGCTCCTGCACCTCGACGATCGCGTTGTCCTTCTCCAGCTCGAAGGTCACGCCGCGGGCGATGGAGATGGCGCCGGCCAGGGTGTCGGGGTCGCCGATGGCGTCCAGGACGTACGGCGGGCCCAGCAGCTCGCCGTCGACGACGAGCCCGCCCTCGGCCTCGGCGAAGGAGGACTGGGCGACCAGCCGGACCTTGCCGTTGAGCTGCATCGCCTCGGCGTTGGAGGTGCGCAGCTCCTGGACCAGGTCGATGAAGTCCTGGGCGTCCACGGGGGTGTCGGTCTCGGTGATCGTGATCCGGATGCCGGGGCCGGTGACCGGCACGGTGCCGGCGAGGATCGCGAGCGTGTCGGCCTGGGTCTGCGCGGCCTCGAGTGCCGCGCCGACCCGGCGGTTGTCCGAGCGCAGGTCCTCCCGGGCCGCCTCGAGCCGCTCGATCTCGGACTCGGCGCGCTGGGTGGTGCCGGCGAGGCCGTTGAGGACGTCGATCAGGTCCTGCTCGCGCAGGCCGGCGTAGGTGGCGTCGACCTCGGTCGCGCGCACCTGGACGATCGCGGCGAAGCCGACCAGGGCGAGGAGCACGCCGACGACGACCTGGCTGCGCGAGGGGCGCAGCATCGCGCGGAACAGCCGGGTGCGTCCGCTCGATCGCTGGTCCGGGGGTCCGCTGCTGGTGCTAGGCATGGAACAGGTGGCGGCGGATGGCCGCGACGTTGGAGAAGATCCGGATGCCGAGGACGACGATGACGCCGGTCGAGAGCTGCCCGCCGACGCCGAGCTTGTCGCCGAGGTAGACGATCGCGGCCGCGATCACGACGTTGGAGACGAACGAGACCACGAAGACCTTGTCGTCGAAGATCCCGTCGAGGTAGGCGCGCAGGCCGCCGAAGACGGCGTCGAGGGCGGCGACCACGGCGATCGGGAGGTACGGCTCGAGGCCGAGCGGCACGTCGGGCTGGAAGACCAGCCCGAGGGCGATGCCGACGAGCAGGCCCAGCGCGGCGATCACGAGGCCTCCTCCGGGGGTCGCGGGTCGTTGTCCTCGAGGGGCTCGACCGAGCGCAGCTCGCGCAGACGCGCGGCAGGCAGCTCGAGTGAGTCCTCGTTCCTCATGTCGAAGGGTATGCCGTAGCTCGACTCGAGCAGCAACAGCCTGCCCCCCTCCGGCGATTCGAGGAACCGGGACTGCAGGACGTCGATGTCGCCGATGGCCTCGATGCGGTACGGCGGCGACAGGTTGACCTTGTTGACCCGCACCACCATCCCCGAGGTCCGGATCGCCGACAGCGCGGTCAGCCGCTGGCCGTTGATCGCGATCGCCTCCGCGCCGAGCCGCCACAGCCCGTTGACCGCGATCCGCAGGTCCTGGTCGCGCACGTCGCTGTCGACGATCTCCGGCGGCCCGTCGTCGAGGGTGATCACGACCCCGGGGCCGCTCACCGCGACGAACCCGGTGCGGGTCTGCACGCGGCGCAGCCGGGTGAGCACGCCCTCGTAGGTCGAGCGCGCCTGGGTGAGCTCGCCCTCGAGCTGGGCGTTGCGCTCGCGCAGGTCCACGATCTGCTCCTGGAGATCGGCCACCCGCTCGCGCTCGTCGGTCACGCGACGTACCAGCGTGGCGCGGCTGGCGGCGTCGACGTCCTCGTTGCGGGAGGTCTGCACGAAGGCCGTCGTGACGAGGACGCCGAAGAGCGCGACCACGACGGCGGCCATCCGGTGGGGTCGGCTGCGGACGGGCACGCCCGGCGTGCCCGAGCCCGACCCCGCCCCGGAGCCGGGCGCCGGGGCGCCGGCCTCGCGGGCGGCGAGGGCGCGCCGCTCGGCGGCGTGGAGGTAGTCCTCCTCCAGCGACTGCTGGGTGATCAGCGTGAGCAGCGGCAGCCGGACCCGCTCGGGCAGCGGCTGGTCCGGGGTCGACCGGTCGGGGGTGGGCCGGTCGGGCGGTGCCGACTCAGGCATCGAGCGCCGTCCGGCGCCGGGGCTCGGTGGTGGCGAGCAGGGTGCGCACCTGCCAGGCGTAGAGCAGGCCGGCCCACCAGTACAGGCCGATCCCCCACAGCGCGAAGGCCCAGCCGAGCACCTGCGCGAGCGTGGCGACGGTGCCCTCGCCGTCGCCGAGGAACAGCAGCGGGAAGGCGTAGAGCAGGTTGAAGGTCGCGGCCTTGCCGAGGAAGTGCACCGGCAGCGCGGTGTAGCCGCGGGTGCGCAGCAGCGGCACCAGTCCCCACATGAGCACGTCGCGCAGCGGCAGCAGCACCGCGACCCACCACGGGATCACGTCGCGCAGTGCCAGCCCGACGACGGCGGCGAGGATGTAGAGCCGGTCGGCGACCGGGTCGAGCACCTGCCCGAGCAGCGTGACCTGGTCCCACTTGCGCGCGAGGTAGCCGTCGAGCCAGTCGGTGAAGCCGGAGATCATGAGCACCACGAGCGCCCAGACGTCGGCCTCCGGGCCGAGCACGAGCCACAGGAACAGCGGGACGCCGGCCAGGCGCAGCATGCTCAACGCGTTCGGCAACGTCCACACGCGCGTCGAGCGGGGAGGATCGGCTGCCACACTCCCACCCTAACCGCCGGTACGACGCCCTCGAAGCAGCAGGTCAGGGGTGGTGCGGCGCGCGCCGCCCCGGCCGGCGGGGCCGCTCAGACGGCGGTGCTCGGGTTCGGCACCGGGTCCTCGTGGTGCGCGGCGTCGCGGATCTCGCCGACCAGCTCCTCGAGCACGTCCTCGAGGGTGGCCAGGCCGAGGGTGGTTCCCTCGCTGTCGACCACCCGGCCCATGTGCGCCCCGCGCCGCTGCAGCGTCTCCAGCGCGTCGTGGAGCGACTCGTCGGGCGTCACCGGCGCGAACGGGCGGATCCACTTGTCGTCGATGGGGCGCTCGCGGCGCTCCTCGTCGGGCTCGAGGACGTCCTTGATGTGCAGGTAGCCGATCAGGTCCCCATCGGCGCCGGCGACCGGGAAGCGGGAGTAGCCGGTGCTCGCGCAGACCGCCTCGACCTCCGCGGCGGTCGAGCCGCGACCGACCACGGTGAGGGTGTCGGCGGGCATGAGCACCGCGGCGACGGTCTTCTCGGTGAAGCCGAGCGCGCCGGCGAGCCGGTCGTACTCGTCGGCCTCCAGCAGCCCCTCGCCGCGCGACTCCTCGACCAGCGCCGCGACCTCCTCGCGGGTGAAGGCCGAGGTCAGCTCGTCCTTGGGCTCCACGTGCATCAGCCGGAGCACGGCGTTGGCGATCGCGTTGAGGACCACGATCAGCGGCTTGAGGACCGTGACCACGCCCAGCATCGGCGGGCCCAGCACCATCGCGGAGCGCTCGGGCCCGGCGATGGCGATGTTCTTCGGCACCATCTCGCCGAGCACGACGTGCAGGTAGGTGACCAGCGAGAGCGCGATGACGAACGCGATCGGGTGGAGGAAGGAGTCGGGCACGCCCAGGGCGTGGATGCCCGGCTCGATCAGGTGCGCGATCGCGGGCTCGCCGACCGCGCCGAGGGCGAGGGAGCAGATGGTGATGCCGAGCTGGGCGCCCGCCATCATCAGCGAGACCTGCTCCATGGCCCGCAGCGTGGTGCGGGCCATCCGGGAGCCGGCCTGGGCGTGGGGCTCGATCTGGCTGCGGCGCGCGGAGACGAGGGCGAACTCGGCGCCCACGAAGAAGGCGTTGAACGCCAGCAGCACGACGACGAGGAGGACACCGGCGAGGTCGCTCATCCGCGCTCACCCCTGCCGCGGGTCGTGGTGGCGGTCGACGGCTCGACGTCGTGCAGGCGCAGCGAGAGCCGGTCGATCCGCAGGCCGTCCATGTGCTCGACGGTCAGCACCGCGAGCCGCTCGCGCGGCTGCTCGGGGTCGCTGTGGTCGGGCACCGGCACCTCGGCGATGTCGCCGGAGTCGGGCACCCGGCCGAGCACGCGCAGCACGAGACCGGCCACGGTGTCGTAGTCCTCGTTCTCCGGGAGCGCGACGCCGGTGAGGTCCTCAACCTCGTCGGGGCGCAGCAGGCCCGAGAGCAGCCAGGTGCCGTCGCGGCGCTGGCGGGCGCGGGCGCTCATCCGGTCGTGCTCGTCGGCGATGTCGCCGACGATCTCCTCGACCACGTCCTCGAGGGTCACGATCCCGGCGTGACCGCCGTACTCGTCGAGGACGACGGCCATCTGGAAGCTCTCGTTGCGCAGCTGGGCCAGGAGCGGGTCCAGGCGGAGGGTGTCGGGCACGACGATCGGCTTGGCCATCAGGTGCTTGACCTTGGTGGTGCTCCGCTCGTGCAGCGGCAGCGCGACGGCGTTCTTGACGTGGACGGTGCCGACGACGGTGTCCTCGTCGTCGAGGACCGGGAAGCGCGAGTGGCCGGTCGAGCGGGCCAGCTCGATGACGGCCGAGGCGCGGTCGTTGGCCTCCAGGGTGTGGGTGCGCACGCGCGGGGTCATGATCTCCCCCGCGGTGCGGGTGCCGAACTCCACCGAACGCTCCATCAGCTCGGCGGTGTCGGCGTCGAGGGTGCCCTCGTCGGCCGAGCGGGCGATGAGCGAGGCCAGCTCCTGGGAGCTGCGCGCGGAGCGGAGCTCCTCCTGCGGCTCGATGCCCAGGCGGCGTACCACGGCGTTGGCGGAGTTGTTGAGCAGCCGGATCGGGCCGCGGTTGACCGCGGTGAACAGCCGCATCGGCCCCTGGGTCGCCCGGGCGACCTGGAGCGGGAGCGCGATGGCGAGGTTCTTGGGGACCAGCTCGCCGAAGATCATCGTGAGCACCGTGCCGATCACCAGGCCCAGGCCGACCGCGACCGGCGAGACCGCTCCGGCGGGCACGCCGAGGGTGCCCAGGGGCTCCTCGATCAGGTCCGCGATCGCGGGCTCGGCGAGGAAGCCGATGCCGAGGTTGGTCACGGTGATGCCCACCTGGGCCCCGGAGAGCTGCGTCGAGAGCGACCGCAGGGCGCTCTGCACACCGCGGGCGCCGGCGTCACCGGCCGCGGCGGCCTGGTCGACCTTCGTGCGGTCGACGGTGACGAAGGCGAACTCCGCGGCGACGAACAGTCCGCAGGCCACGACGAGCAGCAGCGCGATCGCGAGCAGGATCAGGGGGGTCATGGGCGCTCTCCATCAAGGGAGAGCGGGCTACTTTGAGAGCCGTCCATCAGGGGTTTCTCTGGGTCCTCGTCGGGTCAGGGCCGGTGAGCGGGGCCACGATACAGCGGCGCCGTCCCCCGACCCAGCCCGCGTGCGCGACGGGTCGGCCCTTCGCCGCCCGGGCATGGCCCACCCGGGCCATGGCGCGCCGGAGGAACAAGGGAGGTGAAACCGGCCCCCGCGGGGCCACACTGGTCCCGGCGGCATGGGGGGCTGCCCGGACCTTGCCCGTCACCGACGGGTCCGCCGGACCTCCTGGGAGCACCCGTGACCGTCGCAGCCAGCACCGCCCGCCCGGCGTACCGGCCCGCGCGCTTTCCCGGCGCGCCGCTGCTCGGCACCCAGGACCGCCACCTCGTCGGCCGCTTCTCCTACGGCGTGACCCCCGCGCTCGCCGCCCAGGTGCGCGCCGCCGGCGGGGCGCGGCGCTGGTTCGAGCAGCAGCTCGAGCCCGACCGGGTCGCCGACCGCCAGGCCGACGCCCTGCGCTCGTGGTGGCCGAGCTTCGAGCGCGGGCCCGCCGAGCTGTGGGAGCGCCAGGTCGCCGAGGTCGAGGGCGGCTGGGAGGTCATGGAGGACTACGCCCGCTGGGCGCTGGTGCGTCGGATCACCTCCCAGCGCCAGGTCCTCGAGGTGATGACCGAGCTGTGGGAGAACCACTTCAACGTGCCGGCCGTCGGCGACGCCCAGTTCACCTACCGGGTCTCCTACGGCGACACGATCCGCCGGCACGCGCTCGGCCGCTTCGACGAGCTGCTCCACGCCGCGATCACCCACCCGGCGATGGGGATCTTCCTCGACAACGCGGTCTCCACCGCCAAGCACCCGAACGAGAACCTCGGCCGCGAGCTGCTCGAGCTGCACACCGTCGGCCGTGGTCAGTTCGACGAGGACGACGTCAAGGCGTCGGCGCGGATCCTCACCGGCTACCGGGTCGACCTGTGGAACACCTGGAAGGCGGCGTACTCCCCGCGCGACCACTGGACCGGCCCCGTGCGGGTGATGGGGTTCAGCGACGCCAACGCCGACCGCGACGGCCGCGAGGTGGTACGCCGCTACCTCACCTACCTGGCCCACCACCCGGCCACCGCCGTCCGGGTCGCCCGCCGGCTCGCGGTCAAGCTCGTCCGCGACGACCCGCCGCAGGCGCTCGTGGACCGGCTGGCGAAGGTCTACCTCGACGCCGGCACCGAGCTCCGCCCGGTGCTGCGGGCCCTGGTCGCCAGCCCGGAGTTCAAGGCGTCGGTGGGCGCCAAGGTCCGCGACCCCGGCGAGGACGTGGTGGCGACCTACCGCGTGCTGCGCGCCGGGCTGGCCCGGCCGCCGGCGGGGCGGGCCGGCGGCGAGTACGCCGTGCGGGCGATGCTCTGGCAGGTCGGCAACCTGGGGGTGAGCCCCTTCTCCTGGCCGCGGCCCGACGGGCAGCCGATCGACAGCGAGTCGTGGTCCTCGGCCTCGCGCGTGCTGGCCTCGATGGAGCTGCACTGGACCCTCGCCGGCGGCTGGTGGCCCAAGCAGGGCATCAGCTACCGCACGCCGGCGCAGTGGCTGCCGCGCAAGCGGATCCGCTTCGACCTGCTCGTCGACCACCTCAGCCAGCAGCTGCTGCACCGCCGGTCGACCGCCACGCTCCTGCGCGCCTGCTGCGAGGCGTGCGTCATGAAGCCCGGCGAGGTCGTCACCGCCGACCACGCGCTGGTGAAGTGGGACTTCCACCGGCTGCTCGGCACCGTCCTCGACTCCCCCGCCCACCTGACCCGGTGACCGCCATGACCTCCTCGACGCACTCCTCCGACTCCGCCTCAGCCTCAGCCTCCGCCTCCGACGCCGCCTGCTGCGCGGAGTTCGCCCGCGTCTCCCGGCGCGGCCTGATCGGCGGCGCGCTGGCGATGGCCGGCGCCGCCACCGCGATCGGCTCGGCCGTGGTCACGGCCTCCCCCGCGCGCGCCGCGAGCGCGGACGCCGTGCTGGTCGTGCTCTCGCTGCGCGGCGCCGCCGACGGCCTCTCCCTCGTGGTCCCTCACGGCGACCCGGTCTACTACGCCGCCCGCCCGCGGATCGCGGTCCCGGCCGGCAGCCTGCTCGCCAAGGACGCGATGTTCGGCCTGCACCCGAACCTCGCGCCGCTGGTGCCGCTGTGGCGCTCGGGCCGGCTCGCGGCCGTCCACGCCACCGGGCTGCCGGCCCCGAACCGCTCACACTTCGCCGCCATGGAGGAGGTCGAGGACGCCAACCCGGGCTCGGCCGCTCGCCAGGGCTGGCTCAACCGGCTCATCAGCACCGACACCCGGCGCTCCCCGCTCCAGGCGGTCGCCCTCGGCGGCGGCGTCGTGCCGACCAGCCTGTACGGCGCCGAGCCGGTCATGTCGACGGGGTCGGTCAAGGCGGTGTCCATCCCGGGCGACGACCAGTGGGACACCACCGGCGGCCGGGTCCGCTCGCTGCACACGATGTGGGACCGCGACACCGGCCCGCTGGGTCGCGCCGTCGGATCGGCGTTCGCGGCGGTCGACGCCTTCGGGCCCGCGCGGGCGACGCCGGACCGCTCCGCGGCGTACCCCGGATCCGACCTGGGCACGTCGCTCGCCGAGGTCGCCCGGGTGATCCGCGGCGACGTCGGGGTGGAGGTGCTCACCGTCGACCAGGGCGACTGGGACATGCACTCCGACCTCGGGACGCTCGAGTGGGGCCGGATGCGACGCAACGTCGGCGACCTCGCCGCCTCGATCGCGGCGTTCTTCGCCGACCTCGGTCCGCTGGCCTCCAAGGTCACGCTGGTGACGATCAGCGAGTTCGGCCGCCGGGTGGTCGAGAACGACAGCAACGGGCTCGACCACGGCTACGGCAACGTGATGCTGCTGGCCGGCGCCGGGGTCAAGGGCGGCCGCTACTACGGCACCTGGCCCGGGCTGGCCGACACCCTCGACGCCGACCTGCTGGTGACCACCGACTACCGCAGCGTGCTCGCCGAGGTCGTCGCGAGCCGGTTCCGCGCCTCGACCGCCAAGGTCTTCCCCGGCTTCCGGCCCGAGGCGGTCGGGGTGATGACCTCGCTCTGAGCGGCTCGGCCGGTCCTCCGGCCTCAGGACTCGGGGTCGTCGCCGAACTGCCAGAGTCCCTGCGGTGCCCGGCACGCTGCGGCGAAGCGGGCCGCCCACGCCTCGGCGTCGGCTCGGGAGGCCGTCCTCAGCACCGCGAACCCGCCCGGGAGCCCGGCGTGCTCGGGGTGGGCGCCCGGCGTGACCGAGCCGTCCGCGGCGACGCGGACCGGGGCGACCTCGTCGAGGATCCCGCCGCCGAAGACCCAGACACCGGCGGCCTTGGCCTCCCGGACGGCGGCGTGGGACTCCTCGCTCACGCGGTCGAGCGGGACGTCGGTCAGGTCCATCGCGCCTCCGGGGAAGGCGAGGAGGTAGGCGGGCATGGGCGCTCCTGGGGGGTCGGGGTGGATCGGAGTCGGGTCGGCGTGCGGTCACCAGTCCGACCCGCCCTGCCATCGGGACTCATCGGCCCCGTCCCGACGCTGGACGAGAACGCGTTCCACCTGCCACGGTGGCGCCCGTGCGCGTCGTCCAGTGGGCCACCGGCGGAGTCGGCAAGGCCGCGATCGAGACCCTGCTCCTCCACCCCGAGCTGGAGC is a window encoding:
- a CDS encoding hemolysin family protein gives rise to the protein MTPLILLAIALLLVVACGLFVAAEFAFVTVDRTKVDQAAAAGDAGARGVQSALRSLSTQLSGAQVGITVTNLGIGFLAEPAIADLIEEPLGTLGVPAGAVSPVAVGLGLVIGTVLTMIFGELVPKNLAIALPLQVARATQGPMRLFTAVNRGPIRLLNNSANAVVRRLGIEPQEELRSARSSQELASLIARSADEGTLDADTAELMERSVEFGTRTAGEIMTPRVRTHTLEANDRASAVIELARSTGHSRFPVLDDEDTVVGTVHVKNAVALPLHERSTTKVKHLMAKPIVVPDTLRLDPLLAQLRNESFQMAVVLDEYGGHAGIVTLEDVVEEIVGDIADEHDRMSARARQRRDGTWLLSGLLRPDEVEDLTGVALPENEDYDTVAGLVLRVLGRVPDSGDIAEVPVPDHSDPEQPRERLAVLTVEHMDGLRIDRLSLRLHDVEPSTATTTRGRGERG
- a CDS encoding DUF1800 domain-containing protein, which encodes MTVAASTARPAYRPARFPGAPLLGTQDRHLVGRFSYGVTPALAAQVRAAGGARRWFEQQLEPDRVADRQADALRSWWPSFERGPAELWERQVAEVEGGWEVMEDYARWALVRRITSQRQVLEVMTELWENHFNVPAVGDAQFTYRVSYGDTIRRHALGRFDELLHAAITHPAMGIFLDNAVSTAKHPNENLGRELLELHTVGRGQFDEDDVKASARILTGYRVDLWNTWKAAYSPRDHWTGPVRVMGFSDANADRDGREVVRRYLTYLAHHPATAVRVARRLAVKLVRDDPPQALVDRLAKVYLDAGTELRPVLRALVASPEFKASVGAKVRDPGEDVVATYRVLRAGLARPPAGRAGGEYAVRAMLWQVGNLGVSPFSWPRPDGQPIDSESWSSASRVLASMELHWTLAGGWWPKQGISYRTPAQWLPRKRIRFDLLVDHLSQQLLHRRSTATLLRACCEACVMKPGEVVTADHALVKWDFHRLLGTVLDSPAHLTR
- a CDS encoding DUF1501 domain-containing protein, yielding MTSSTHSSDSASASASASDAACCAEFARVSRRGLIGGALAMAGAATAIGSAVVTASPARAASADAVLVVLSLRGAADGLSLVVPHGDPVYYAARPRIAVPAGSLLAKDAMFGLHPNLAPLVPLWRSGRLAAVHATGLPAPNRSHFAAMEEVEDANPGSAARQGWLNRLISTDTRRSPLQAVALGGGVVPTSLYGAEPVMSTGSVKAVSIPGDDQWDTTGGRVRSLHTMWDRDTGPLGRAVGSAFAAVDAFGPARATPDRSAAYPGSDLGTSLAEVARVIRGDVGVEVLTVDQGDWDMHSDLGTLEWGRMRRNVGDLAASIAAFFADLGPLASKVTLVTISEFGRRVVENDSNGLDHGYGNVMLLAGAGVKGGRYYGTWPGLADTLDADLLVTTDYRSVLAEVVASRFRASTAKVFPGFRPEAVGVMTSL
- a CDS encoding YciI family protein gives rise to the protein MPAYLLAFPGGAMDLTDVPLDRVSEESHAAVREAKAAGVWVFGGGILDEVAPVRVAADGSVTPGAHPEHAGLPGGFAVLRTASRADAEAWAARFAAACRAPQGLWQFGDDPES